The proteins below come from a single Hippocampus zosterae strain Florida chromosome 5, ASM2543408v3, whole genome shotgun sequence genomic window:
- the nes gene encoding nestin isoform X3 encodes MDLQPTAHYRHMDHEKHQMLDLNRRLQSYLGRVKLLEEENTMLSQEIQAQRCSHHGASVREKSLKEDLHRARAELETVWRERVYTEMEVCKLSEEIQMVERHCQKEALAQAEVKAKMEVSKKELEEEHGAQRWLRERIKQLEEEMDHLVRNHEADVAHLETMLSHSIPPSTTPNLDLLQLEQELSQQASRAWHETAEAYQAQLDQLEESLRETAARLGQAEHHKNEYQAHLRALERDRLSEGDVRRQLEETAEQQREEHRQHINTLQEHWECLEKEKEHLCHQLDRLVQENRGLLQQKMSLGLEVVTYRALLDGESLRRDDVSLLKDSRNITLKDMPVKPSRGSYQLPARCNTLVSVRRAPITSTTPLRSKPVTISQARKGEETATMVAKQESPYPKILNDAAVEKFRAQEVDEKVTYAEPLSSPVGDEHEQHPAERVEEEYGGKSEDKASFGFQVQSGSPVSEGLESKIIEEKNMISHCQSSTQEPKSELLGMTAKTFSSSAPWNQEQQPSFPVEERAGNGFQLQPVGLPLTTEITEYQSSAQEPTSDLLGTTEKTFSSTAGNDQKQSPCVLEEKATVAFEIQSEAPTRTEEIHQQPSGTQEVDNLGITEETISSSAVYKQELTSCVPVEEEAAVGFQLQSEAQLLPKEITPHHLSTHKSKTELLTMTEEIFSFAARAAVEPCTVEDEQEQRSSSGTEALLETTLESRTSSLSSENEFNPIDVSEIKQEISYSTLGTTATEAVDMLYPDGEEMDTWDSVIEKKIHVESSEPKPEAESQFAEPEEDILTRRSELSRGEMKKQDDEMWLQREESSQPSDDKDLNEEDEDSQNVSVSWRTELESDSYAQENTLADVRPLIRYTSDETDANTQASHVDESESSDGEQDGQTGEVGEPAWSKSKAKNFGTMEDLCEEVHEVLVENDIKYSQDASGLEKSTLKISEDLLHEEVPVAVNDVELETNRLVEQELENLSIDSYACHFAEEAANESQAVLPEDEAQRKVILKQEAMTNIQVTHNLDSGDSIQPQRWQEMEEEEIHDGMMTKKQEAIPQSDVQVESNLDLRDSVQPQTLKEEEVVEVQDRMMKMGEELIKEIELKMESNQVLRDSAQPQLDSPNDDAKGKVEEREVQDRIMTTEQEVIMESDTQVECNQDIRNLVSPQLDTMDHEKKVQDEMMTMEYEEAGIGILPSGMDSDVQVEDDQDRQDSISPQLDTPDDDEEKGMEENEVQEELTAKEQETIPESDAQVESKLDLRDSVQPQTLGEVEEVEVQDGMMKMGEEFIKETELKVQCDQVHGDSMQTQLDSATEDAKEKVEEREVQEQIITLEQEVIIESAIQVEHNQDFMSLVPPQMDTMEDEERDQDEIMRVKQEEAGKGKLPSCMKSDVQGENNNLDPEDSIPAQLDTPDDDEKIGIEEKEVQHVTLGQEETEKVPLLSCTESDVQVEHNLNLVQPQLDSPDDEEKVQDEIMPTEQEEADKVSLPSYMDPDAPAEGNLDLSDFIPPQVDSPDDNVKEVRDERLKQEEAHKVYLQSCMEVQVERSLNLVQPQWDSPDDGEKVQDEIMTTEQEEANMLNMPSCVDPDAQVEDNLDLREFVLPQLDSPDDYLEGVLDITLKHQDAVKRNLPVSGNLQDEDKLRQDIQHSLEAPEKRKDEFDSHVFMVTHAEETFREVLSGLDFLEEDEEELLEKPQCESQNQKGLLQQYTYSVGEDDASILPDKWNILEDTSEDVDTRHSKDEAESVVSHLRDEVGDGECAATFGEKPVEIFLKTAPEESVIFAMKDSLSEFQKTSDKVKQNLWAALPADKWNVPESASEDVNIRHPKNEEECGQTHGDEEAGEGEGAPKFDEKPIAISPGTATEESIFAVKDSLTEFCKTNVKDKRDLWASSMEVAAAYGSDDIPAVMSGIHDMEFGRELDWGKAVNGSSARDCAAKKEAHVTGVSVHSEESEVEAESWSSGDE; translated from the exons ATGGACCTGCAACCCACTGCACACTACCGTCACATGGACCACGAGAAGCACCAAATGCTGGACCTCAACCGCCGCCTGCAGAGCTATCTGGGCCGGGTCAAGCTCCTGGAGGAGGAGAACACGATGCTGTCCCAAGAGATCCAAGCTCAGCGGTGCAGTCATCATGGAGCCTCCGTGAGGGAGAAGAGTTTGAAAGAAGATCTCCATCGGGCCAGAGCAGAGCTGGAAACGGTCTGGAGGGAGCGGGTGTACACCGAGATGGAGGTCTGCAAATTGAGTGAGGAGATCCAGATGGTAGAGCGGCACTGTCAGAAGGAGGCATTGGCTCAAGCGGAGGTCAAGGCGAAAATGGAGGTGAGCaagaaggagctggaggaggaacACGGGGCTCAAAGGTGGCTCAGGGAGAGAATCAAGCAATTGGAGGAGGAAATGGATCACCTGGTTCGGAACCACGAGGCAGATGTGGCCCACTTGGAAACCATGCTGAGCCATTCGATACCACCAAGCACCACTCCAAATCTGGACCTCCTTCAGCTGGAGCAGGAGCTCAGCCAGCAGGCCTCCAGGGCATGGCATGAGACGGCGGAAGCCTACCAGGCACAGCTAGACCAACTGGAGGAGAGCCTAAGGGAGACAGCAGCCCGTTTGGGCCAGGCGGAGCACCACAAGAATGAGTACCAGGCCCATCTGAGGGCCCTGGAGAGAGACCGGCTCTCCGAAGGGGATGTTAGGAGGCAGCTGGAGGAGACAGCAGAGCAGCAAAGGGAAGAACACAGACAACACATAAACACACTTCAG GAGCACTGGGAGTGCctggagaaggagaaagagcATCTGTGCCATCAGCTTGATCGTTTGGTGCAGGAGAACCGAGGTCTGCTACAGCAGAAGATGTCGCTGGGCCTGGAGGTGGTCACCTACAG AGCTCTGCTGGATGGCGAGAGCCTGCGGCGAGATGATGTCTCTCTTCTGAAAGACTCCAGAAACATTACACTGAAAG ACATGCCTGTGAAGCCTTCACGAGGGAGTTACCAACTACCCGCTCGCTGTAACACCCTCGTGTCAGTCAGGAGAGCACCGATAACTTCAACAACGCCCTTGAGGAGCAAGCCCGTAACCATCAGCCAAGCTCGCAAGGGTGAAGAAACAGCAACAATGGTGGCGAAGCAAGAAAGTCCTTATCCCAAAATACTGAATGATGCAGCAGTGGAAAAGTTCAGAGCACAGGAAGTGGACGAGAAAGTAACATATGCAGAGCCTCTATCTTCTCCTGTTGGGGATGAACATGAGCAACATCCTGCTGAACGTGTAGAAGAGGAATATGGTGGGAAAAGCGAGGATAAAGCGTCTTTCGGCTTTCAGGTCCAGTCAGGATCACCAGTGAGTGAAGGGCTAGAGTCAAAAATCATAGAAGAGAAGAATATGATCAGTCACTGCCAATCAAGCACCCAGGAACCAAAATCAGAACTTCTGGGAATGACAGCGAAAACCTTCAGTTCCTCGGCTCCATGGAATCAGGAACAGCAGCCATCGTTTCCTGTGGAGGAAAGAGCAGGTAATGGCTTTCAACTGCAGCCGGTAGGTCTGCCACTCACTACGGAGATTACCGAGTACCAATCAAGCGCCCAGGAACCTACATCAGACCTTCTGGGCACGACAGAGAAGACATTCAGTTCCACAGCTGGAAATGATCAGAAACAGTCACCATGTGTTTTGGAGGAAAAAGCAACTGTCGCCTTTGAGATTCAGTCTGAAGCTCCAACACGCACTGAGGAGATCCATCAGCAGCCATCTGGCACTCAGGAAGTGGACAATCTGGGAATAACAGAGGAGACCATCAGTTCCTCGGCTGTATACAAACAGGAACTGACGTCTTGTGTCCCGGTGGAGGAAGAAGCAGCTGTCGGCTTCCAGCTCCAGTCAGAAGCTCAACTTCTCCCGAAAGAGATCACTCCGCACCACTTAAGCACCCACAAATCAAAAACAGAACTTCTGACAATGACAGAGGAGATCTTCAGTTTTGCTGCAAGAGCTGCGGTTGAGCCATGCACGGTGGAAGATGAGCAGGAGCAAAGGTCAAGTTCTGGAACAGAAGCATTACTGGAAACCACCCTGGAATCCAGGACCAGCAGTCTGTCTTCTGAAAATGAGTTCAACCCCATCGATGTGAGTGAGATCAAACAGGAAATAAGCTACTCCACCTTGGGCACGACTGCGACAGAAGCAGTAGACATGTTGTATCCGGATGGAGAAGAGATGGACACATGGGACAGCGTGATAGAAAAGAAGATCCATGTTGAGTCAAGTGAACCCAAACCAGAAGCAGAAAGTCAGTTTGCGGAACCAGAGGAGGACATCTTAACAAGAAGGTCTGAGCTAAGTAGAGGAGAAATGAAGAAGCAAGATGATGAGATGTGGCTTCAACGTGAAGAAAGTTCTCAACCTTCTGACGATAAAGACTTAAATGAAGAGGACGAGGACTCCCAAAATGTCTCGGTGTCATGGCGAACAGAGCTAGAGAGTGACAGCTATGCTCAAGAGAACACACTGGCGGATGTGCGTCCACTCATCCGGTACACCAGTGATGAGACGGATGCCAACACACAAGCGTCACATGTGGACGAGAGTGAGTCCAGTGACGGTGAGCAAGACGGACAGACCGGAGAGGTAGGTGAACCTGCCTGGAGTAAAAGCAAGGCCAAAAACTTTGGAACCATGGAGGATCTTTGTGAGGAAGTACATGAAGTGCTGGTAGAAAATGACATAAAATATTCTCAGGACGCTTCTGGATTGGAAAAATCAACCTTGAAAATCAGTGAGGACCTTTTGCATGAAGAAGTACCGGTAGCTGTCAATGATGTGGAGCTCGAGACGAATCGACTTGTGGAGCAGGAATTGGAAAACCTTTCCATTGATAGCTACGCTTGCCACTTTGCTGAAGAGGCAGCCAATGAGAGCCAAGCAGTGCTTCCTGAGGATGAGGCTCAAAGGAAAGTAATCCTGAAACAAGAAGCCATGACGAACATCCAAGTGACACACAACCTGGACTCCGGGGATTCTATACAGCCTCAGAGGTGGCAGGAGATGGAAGAGGAGGAGATCCACGATGGAATGATGACAAAGAAACAAGAAGCAATCCCACAATCTGATGTCCAAGTGGAAAGCAACCTGGATCTTAGGGATTCTGTTCAGCCTCAGACTctgaaggaggaggaagtaGTGGAGGTCCAGGATAGAATGATGAAGATGGGAGAAGAACTCATCAAGGAAATTGAACTCAAAATGGAAAGCAACCAGGTTCTAAGGGATTCTGCGCAGCCTCAGCTGGACTCTCCGAACGATGATGCCAAAGGAAAGGTGGAAGAGCGTGAGGTCCAAGATCGTATAATGACCACAGAACAAGAAGTCATCATGGAATCTGACACCCAAGTGGAATGTAACCAGGATATCAGGAATTTGGTCTCACCTCAGTTGGACACTATGGATCATGAGAAGAAGGTCCAGGACGAAATGATGACCATGGAATATGAAGAGGCTGGCATAGGGATCCTGCCATCCGGCATGGATTCTGATGTCCAAGTAGAAGATGATCAGGACCGTCAGGACTCTATCTCACCTCAGTTGGACACTCCAGATGATGACGAGGAAAAAGGGATGGAAGAGAATGAGGTCCAGGAAGAATTGACAGCAAAGGAACAAGAAACAATCCCAGAATCTGATGCCCAAGTGGAAAGCAAACTGGACCTTAGGGATTCTGTGCAGCCTCAAACATTGGGGGAGGTGGAAGAGGTGGAGGTCCAGGATGGAATGATGAAGATGGGAGAAGAATTCATCAAGGAAACTGAACTCAAAGTGCAGTGTGACCAGGTCCATGGGGATTCCATGCAGACTCAGTTGGACTCTGCAACTGAGGATGCCAAGGAAAAGGTGGAAGAGAGGGAGGTCCAAGAACAAATAATCACCCTGGAACAAGAAGTTATCATAGAATCTGCCATTCAAGTGGAACATAACCAGGACTTCATGAGTTTGGTCCCGCCTCAGATGGACACtatggaggatgaggagagggACCAGGATGAAATAATGagagtaaaacaagaagaggcCGGCAAAGGGAAGTTGCCATCCTGCATGAAATCTGATGTTCAAGGAGAAAATAATAATCTGGAC CCTGAGGACTCGATCCCGGCTCAGTTGGACACTCCAGATGACGACGAGAAAATAGGGATAGAAGAGAAGGAGGTTCAGCATGTAACGCTGGGACAAGAGGAGACAGAGAAAGTGCCCTTGCTTTCCTGTACAGAATCGGATGTCCAAGTGGAACACAATCTGAACTTGGTGCAGCCTCAGTTGGACTCTCCAGATGATGAAGAAAAAGTCCAGGATGAAATAATGCCCACAGAACAAGAAGAGGCTGACAAAGTGAGCTTGCCATCCTACATGGATCCTGATGCCCCAGCAGAAGGCAATCTGGACCTCAGTGATTTCATCCCTCCTCAGGTGGACTCACCGGATGACAATGTGAAGGAGGTCCGAGATGAAAGATTGAAACAAGAAGAAGCACATAAAGTGTACCTGCAGTCCTGCATGGAAGTCCAAGTGGAACGCAGTCTGAACTTGGTGCAGCCTCAGTGGGACTCTCCAGATGATGGAGAGAAAGTTCAGGATGAAATAATGACCACGGAACAAGAAGAAGCCAACATGCTGAACATGCCATCCTGCGTGGATCCTGATGCCCAAGTAGAAGACAATTTGGACCTCAGGGAGTTTGTCCTACCTCAATTGGACTCTCCAGATGACTATTTGGAAGGAGTTCTGGATATAACCTTGAAACATCAAGATGCTGTCAAGAGAAACTTACCAGTCAGCGGAAATCTCCAAGATGAAGACAAGCTGAGACAAGATATTCAACATTCCCTAGAAGCTCCAGAGAAAAGAAAGGATGAGTTTGACTCTCATGTTTTCATGGTGACGCATGCTGAGGAAACCTTTCGCGAGGTCCTTAGTGGGCTCGACTTTttagaagaagatgaagaagagctTCTGGAGAAGCCACAGTGTGAATCTCAAAATCAAAAAGGTCTCCTCCAGCAGTATACTTATTCTGTGGGAGAAGACGATGCCAGCATTCTGCCAGACAAATGGAACATCCTGGAGGACACGAGTGAGGACGTTGACACCAGACATTCAAAAGATGAAGCAGAATCTGTTGTGAGTCATCTTCGTGATGAAGTTGGTGATGGTGAATGTGCCGCCACATTTGGCGAGAAACCCGTTGAGATTTTCCTGAAGACTGCACCCGAAGAATCTGTCATCTTTGCCATGAAGGACTCCTTGTCGGAATTCCAGAAAACCAGTGACAAAGTTAAGCAGAACCTCTGGGCTGCCCTTCCAGCTGACAAATGGAATGTCCCGGAGAGCGCCAGCGAGGACGTTAACATCAGACATCCAAAAAATGAAGAAGAATGTGGTCAGACTCATGGTGATGAAGAAGCAGGCGAGGGCGAGGGCGCCCCCAAATTTGATGAGAAACCTATTGCGATCTCCCCGGGGACTGCAACAGAGGAAAGCATCTTTGCTGTGAAGGACTCCTTGACTGAATTCtgcaaaacaaatgtcaaaGACAAGCGGGACTTGTGGGCGTCATCCATGGAAGTGGCCGCCGCTTATGGATCAGATGACATCCCCGCAGTAATGTCTGGGATTCACGACATGGAGTTTGGTCGTGAGTTGGACTGGGGGAAGGCAGTCAATGGGAGTTCTGCCCGTGATTGCGCCGCTAAGAAGGAGGCGCATGTGACCGGGGTGTCAGTGCATTCTGAGGAATCGGAAGTTGAGGCCGAATCCTGGTCATCTGGGGATGAATAA